A single region of the Tigriopus californicus strain San Diego chromosome 8, Tcal_SD_v2.1, whole genome shotgun sequence genome encodes:
- the LOC131884463 gene encoding RNA-binding protein 28-like, with protein MATTKDDKRGPAASAPASAGSRAHSRQAFAQLEENRQFAHKRKARLIVRNISFKTVESDLEQHFAQFQGQVVEAKILKKPDGKMVGCAFVQMASVAQAAKVIKELNGKPMLGRPVAVDWAVDKRTFQERGPAPIPTPVACQDEPDEKPIKVEIKDEPEEAEEMKNEEEDDDNDEGNSEDDNEEDEDSGEEREAKPWHGLSHGHDINENKTVFLRNLSFDSDEMGLRELMETEFGAVIFVKLVIDKMTENPKGTAFVKFHNPEHAEKLLAMSDTPDGIHLDGRRIFAVKALAKDNVDQVQKEKKAKEKKDTRNLHLAVEGLIRKGTRAAQGVSEADMTKRTQVDRWKRGILKDLNMFVSPFRLCVRNLPPDFSDMKLKKLFVKHATPKAGITESKIIRDMTKLDKDGLGKSKGYGFVTFKSHEDALNALRKVNNNPKCFLKDARPIVEFSVENRKAVNAREKRLQKSRDNNPLYHKNQDGSGGKLQFKKKNKKDVLEDKEEFMGSIHDPKQRNLPSHTGEKIRHNRKAAPISRKDIKKMEKDKKNPKKRKIRTIVEDKPTFNEHSQAQTDDGQPKAKKAKKNKKGKGKKPADAKDEKQFDSLVNQYRAKLNSAASNVETKRKWFD; from the coding sequence atggCGACCACCAAGGATGACAAACGGGGGCCGGCGGCTTCAGCCCCGGCTTCTGCCGGGTCCCGCGCCCATTCACGGCAAGCCTTTGCCCAATTGGAGGAGAACCGTCAATTTGCGCACAAACGCAAGGCTCGCTTGATCGTGCGCAACATCTCGTTCAAGACCGTGGAGTCGGATCTGGAGCAACATTTTGCCCAATTCCAGGGCCAAGTGGTCGAGGCTAAGATCTTGAAGAAACCCGATGGCAAGATGGTCGGTTGTGCCTTTGTTCAAATGGCCAGTGTGGCTCAAGCGGCCAAAGTCATCAAGGAACTGAATGGAAAACCCATGTTGGGACGACCCGTAGCCGTGGATTGGGCGGTCGACAAGCGTACTTTCCAAGAGCGAGGCCCCGCCCCTATCCCGACCCCAGTGGCCTGTCAAGACGAGCCCGATGAAAAGCCCATCAAGGTTGAAATCAAAGACGAACCTGAAGAAgctgaagaaatgaaaaatgaagaggaagacgaTGACAATGATGAGGGCAATTCTGAAGATGAtaatgaagaagatgaagacaGTGGCGAAGAAAGAGAGGCCAAACCCTGGCATGGCTTGTCTCACGGTCACGACATCAATGAGAACAAAACGGTTTTCTTGCGCAATTTGAGCTTTGATTCAGATGAGATGGGATTACGTGAGTTGATGGAGACAGAATTTGGGGCCGTCATTTTTGTTAAACTAGTCATCGACAAGATGACCGAGAACCCCAAAGGCACGGCCTTCGTCAAATTTCATAACCCTGAACACGCTGAGAAGCTTCTCGCAATGTCTGACACTCCGGATGGCATTCATCTCGATGGACGTCGCATTTTCGCTGTAAAAGCCTTAGCGAAGGACAACGTGGACCAAGTacagaaggaaaagaaagcgaaggagaagaaggataCGCGGAACCTTCATTTAGCGGTCGAGGGTCTTATTCGCAAAGGAACTCGAGCCGCTCAAGGCGTTTCTGAGGCCGATATGACCAAACGCACGCAAGTGGATCGATGGAAAAGAGGCATTCTCAAGGATCTCAATATGTTCGTATCTCCTTTCCGATTGTGTGTTCGGAATCTGCCGCCGGATTTTTCCGACATGAAGCTCAAAAAGTTGTTCGTTAAACATGCAACGCCCAAAGCTGGCATTACGGAATCCAAAATTATTCGAGACATGACAAAATTAGATAAGGACGGGTTAGGTAAGAGCAAGGGATACGGGTTCGTCACCTTCAAGTCGCATGAGGACGCCTTAAACGCACTCCGGAAAGTGAACAACAATCCGAAATGTTTCCTGAAAGATGCCCGACCCATTGTGGAGTTTTCGGTCGAAAACCGAAAGGCTGTCAACGCTCGAGAAAAGCGTCTCCAGAAGAGTCGCGATAATAACCCATTGTACCATAAAAATCAGGATGGCAGTGGTGGCAAATTGcaattcaagaagaagaacaagaaagatgTGCTCGAGGATAAAGAGGAGTTTATGGGATCTATTCATGATCCGAAGCAACGAAACCTGCCTTCTCATACCGGCGAAAAGATTCGACACAATCGGAAAGCGGCACCAATTTCGAGGAAGGATATCAAGAAGatggaaaaagacaagaaaaatcctaaaaagaggaaaatccGAACTATTGTCGAAGACAAACCCACATTCAATGAGCACAGCCAAGCTCAGACCGATGACGGACAGCcgaaggccaagaaggccaaaaagaacaagaaaggaaaagggaaaaagccTGCAGATGCCAAGGACGAGAAACAATTCGATTCGTTGGTCAACCAATATCGAGCCAAGTTAAACTCAGCCGCGTCTAACGTCGAAACAAAAAGGAAATGGTTTGATTAA
- the LOC131884458 gene encoding WD repeat-containing protein 36-like codes for MFVSDKPEKAVNSTANMPEESGSKIFVGHRALGYVSNHVPLVTRYIYSRKEHLIVTCVGRVFHTYGGNKLGLLSVSKIHPEDITAMTADAYLVFVAAGKDIYAWRRGHELKHIYQSHENPVHLLIPFGPHLLSVDTNSVVKVWDIKSAELVREFEFNPDKFNITAMVHPAAYENKIVFASKQGSLQLWNIKSCEKIFKFDGWNSPVTCLEQAPAIDVVAIGLENGEIYLHNLKFDETIIKFSQEWGSVTGLSFRTDGPPILISASKSGHLAFWDLEERKLCGQLRESHQEAVTGARCLQSEPLLVTSSPDNTLKQWIFDMSDGGARLLRIKEGHAEPPNKIRFYGAFGKHILSAGEDASLRSFSTVTDLLDKSFGVASYNRKLSKKHKKLANPVKMEPIIDFTTETTRDRDWDNIAAVHRDTTITTTWSFGNKRMGDLKLKHPRFKEDPSLKDIRATCLTLSVCGNFVCIGYESGHVDRFNIQSGIHRGEYGNPAHPKRSIRGIKTDGLNQVVITGDNRGIVRFWHFSKRHLLANLKLEGEINNMEIQRESSLLALSFQDFSLSVIDVITKSVVRRFPGHQRQLTDLAFSSDSRWLISASMDSTVKVWDIPSGHLVDHVKFPSPVTSLTLSPTGDYLATSHVGELGIYLWINASLYSHVSLKPIDSNSTPKKIELPLTLWRDLEDETEIKSEHKLAIASSGEVEEIMDVQEAMFASPEQISQDLITLANLPDSRWQNLLDLDVIKSRNKPKNLVEKPKSAPFFLPTISGLSTTFDLSAEGSTNEKPQGQQLPSSMVSFTPFGKALLIAETSENFNAAMTELQKKGPSAIEVEITSLGPLGGGSVELLTQFLNMILSTLKRKTSFEACQAYLGLFLKIHSDEVIANNELAEILEEILTQQEQSISEIRDSLSAATTLVAFFKNSLIC; via the exons ATGTTTGTTTCAGATAAACCGGAAAAGGCCGTAAACTCAACTGCAAACATGCCCGAAGAAAGTGGAAGCAAAATCTTTGTTGGCCATCGCGCCCTGGGCTACGTGTCCAATCATGTTCCATTAGTGACGAGGTACATCTACAGCCGAAAAGAGCACCTCATCGTTACTTGCGTGGGTCGCGTTTTCCACACTTACGGCGGGAATAAGCTCGGCCTTTTGAGCGTGAGCAAGATTCATCCGGAAGATATTACGGCCATGACGGCAGACGCTTATCTTGTGTTCGTGGCTGCCGGAAAGGACATTTACGCTTGGCGAAGAGGTCACGAGCTCAAGCACATTTATCAAAGCCACGAAAACCCGGTCCATCTCCTCATTCCATTCGGACCTCATTTACTTTCTGTGGACACAAATTCCGTCGTGAAA GTATGGGATATCAAGTCGGCAGAGTTGGTCCGGGAATTTGAGTTCAATCCGGACAAGTTCAATATCACGGCCATGGTGCATCCCGCTGCCTACGAAAATAAGATTGTTTTTGCTAGTAAGCAAGGCTCACTTCAG TTGTGGAATATCAAATCGTGCGAAAAGATATTCAAGTTTGACGGTTGGAACTCACCAGTTACTTGTTTAGAACAAGCTCCGGCCATTGACGTCGTAGCCATAGGGCTCGAAAATGGCGAAATCTACCTTCACAACCTCAAATTCGACGAAACCATCATCAAATTCAG TCAGGAGTGGGGCTCTGTAACTGGTTTGAGTTTCCGCACTGACGGTCCACCTATTCTGATATCGGCAAGTAAAAGCGGGCACTTGGCGTTTTGGGACCTCGAAGAACGGAAGTTGTGCGGACAATTGAGAGAATCCCACCAAGAGGCTGTCACGGGGGCTCGATGTCTTCAAAGTGAGCCTTTATTGGTCACATCAAGCCCTGACAATACATTAAAGCAG TGGATCTTTGACATGTCGGATGGAGGAGCACGATTATTAAGGATCAAGGAAGGACACGCCGAACCCCCGAACAAAATCAGATTCTATGGTGCCTTCGGAAAGCATATTCTAAGCGCCG GCGAGGATGCGTCGTTGAGATCGTTTTCCACGGTGACGGATCTTCTAGATAAAAGCTTTGGTGTGGCTAGCTACAACCGAAAACTGTCCAAAAAGCACAAGAAATTGGCAAACCCGGTCAAAATGGAGCCTATTATTG ATTTCACAACAGAAACCACTCGCGATCGAGATTGGGATAATATTGCTGCCGTTCATCGTGATACTACCATTACTACCACGTGGTCGTTTGGCAATAAAAGAATGGGAGACCTCAAACTGAAGCATCCCAG ATTCAAGGAAGATCCATCACTCAAGGATATTCGCGCGACGTGTTTGACACTCTCTGTGTGCGGAAACTTTGTTTGCATCGGTTACGAGAGTGGCCACGTAGACCGATTCAACATTCAATCCGGCATTCATAGGGGTGAATATGGCAATCCTGCTCATCCTAAAAGATCCATCCGCGGGATCAAGACCGATGGTCTTAATCAG gTTGTGATCACCGGCGATAATCGAGGAATAGTCAGATTCTGGCACTTCTCAAAACGCCACCTCTTGGCCAACCTCAAGCTTGAGGGTGAGATCAATAACATGGAAATCCAAAGAGAATCCTCATTATTGGCCCTGAGCTTCCAAGACTTTTCTTTGAGTGTGATTGACGTGATCACGAAATCAGTTGTGCGGCGGTTTCCGGGACATCAGCGACAATTAACAGACTTGGCTTTCAGTTCGGACTCGCGGTGGCTGATATCAGCCAGTATGGATTCGACGGTCAAAGTATGGGACATCCCCTCGGGTCATTTAGTGGATCACGTCAAATTTCCTTCGCCTGTCACATCACTGACTCTTTCGCCAACTGGAGATTATCTGGCCACATCGCATGTTGGCGAGCTCGGAATCTACCTATGGATCAATGCATCTCTCTATTCGCATGTCTCGTTAAAGCCTATCGATTCCAATTCaactccaaaaaaaattgaactccCCTTGACTTTGTGGAGAGATTTGGAGGACGAAACGGAAATCAAATCCGAACACAAATTGGCGATTGCATCAAGTGGTGAAGTGGAGGAAATAATGGACGTCCAAGAAGCCATGTTTGCCTCTCCGGAGCAAATATCGCAAGACCTAATCACCTTAGCAAATTTGCCCGATTCTAGGTGGCAAAATCTGCTTGACCTCGATGTCATTAAGTCCAGAAATAAGCCCAAGAATCTAGTGGAAAAGCCTAAAAGCGCGCCGTTCTTTCTCCCGACCATATCTGGTCTCTCCACGACCTTTGACCTCTCGGCCGAGGGTTCCACAAACGAGAAGCCCCAAGGACAACAGCTACCATCCTCCATGGTGAGCTTCACTCCGTTCGGGAAAGCCTTGCTGATCGCGGAAACCAGCGAGAACTTCAATGCCGCAATGACAGAGCTCCAGAAAAAAGGACCTTCGGCCATTGAGGTAGAAATCACCTCCCTGGGACCACTCGGAGGTGGATCGGTCGAGTTACTAACACAGTTTCTCAACATGATTCTGAGCACATTGAAAAGGAAGACGAGTTTCGAGGCTTGCCAAGCCTACTTGGGACTCTTCCTCAAGATCCATTCGGATGAAGTCATTGCGAATAACGAACTGGCCGAGATCCTTGAAGAGATTCTTACCCAACAAGAACAAAGTATTTCAGAGATTCGAGACTCTCTCAGTGCTGCCACGACTCTAGTGGCTTTTTTTAAGAACTCTCTGatttgttga
- the LOC131884464 gene encoding SET domain-containing protein SmydA-8-like produces MCLCTFCGEKSQITCSRCEQAFCGTEHQRLHEFQDGSACYPFRIKESAEVGRFIVASKDILPGEVIFEEEVVVAGPNQETIPICLFCHEEVDCEFLCSSCGYPFCNDHCLTNCDHELECQILSVAHNKEKKNVFRPSVINRESYHVILPLRLLLSQQKKPYGYNMVNRLMDHNQERQKFPYWEESQVKVVDLIRNAHDQGNEIPEEKLHRIVGILEVNAYELYASATGAGFRGIFCVGSLLSHSCIANTTHMWSKSPPFVNKCIASVSIKQGTEICSKYVHPATGTWNRRQELKSGWFFECRCDRCADPTESGSSLSTIVCKTCQMEENDSQMSWALPKDPLSWFTNWICHTCGCEQNGLTVQEKMQSFLDSLKYIIYHHRNDENKYLDLIKEAKSFFHPHHQVFCQISKWFLPVFCRKSGMSTKDFPTQKLIIKLELCRNQLDVFDIVCPGLTKYRAKVMFEYVDVALALREKGETGLKLPDPFTLQSMAEESYHILSLENHLTPFEECIFYSLCMILKN; encoded by the exons ATTTATTGTGGCATCAAAGGATATACTTCCAGGGGAAGTTATTTTCGAAGAGGAAGTTGTTGTGGCGGGGCCGAATCAAGAAACTATTCCCATTTGCCTCTTCTGTCACGAAGAA GTGGATTGCGAGTTCCTTTGCTCGTCTTGCGGTTATCCCTTTTGCAATGACCATTGTTTGACTAACTGCGACCACGAACTAGAATGTCAGATTCTGTCTGTGGCCCAtaacaaggaaaagaagaacgTTTTCAGACCAAGTGTGATCAACCGGGAATCTTATCACGTCATCTTGCCTCTTCGACTACTCTTGAGCCAACAAAAGAAACCCTATGGCTACAATATGGTCAACCGACTGATGGATCATAACCAGGAGAGACAAAAATTCCC GTACTGGGAAGAAAGTCAAGTGAAAGTGGTGGACTTAATTCGAAACGCACATGATCaggggaatgaaattcccgaGGAAAAGCTTCATCGCATCGTTGGCATTCTCGAAGTGAATGCCTACGAACTGTACGCATCAGCCACTGGAGCAGGATTTCGGGGCATCTTCTGCGTGGGATCGCTCCTCTCGCACTCATGCATTGCCAACACCACGCATATGTGGTCCAAGAGTCCTCCGTTTGTCAACAAATGCATTGCTTCAGTCAGCATCAAACAAGGGACCGAGATCTGCTCCAAATATGTCCATCCAGCTACCGGCACTTGGAACAGACGTCAAGAGCTCAAATCAGGATGGTTCTTTGAATGTCGATGCGACAGATGTGCTGATCCTACAGAAAGTGGGAGCTCTCTTTCCACGATCGTTTGCAAGACTTGTCAAATGGAGGAAAACGA TTCTCAGATGTCTTGGGCCTTACCCAAAGATCCCCTGAGTTGGTTCACCAATTGGATATGTCATACCTGCGGCTGCGAGCAGAACGGGCTCACTGTGcaggaaaaaatgcaatcctTTCTTG ACTCTTTAAAATACATCATTTATCACCACAGAAACGATGAGAATAAATATTTGGATCTGATTAAAGAGGccaaatctttctttcatcctcatcatcaggTGTTTTGCCAGATCAGCAAATGGTTTTTACCCGTTTTTTGTCGAAAATCAGGCATGTCAACGAAGGATTTTCCAACGCAAAAGTTGATCATCAAACTAGAACTGTGCAGAAATCAACTTGATGTTTTCGACATAGTTTGTCCTGGATTGACTAAATATCGAG CTAAGGTCATGTTTGAATATGTGGATGTTGCTCTGGCCTTAAGAGAGAAAGGAGAAACGGGACTAAAACTTCCAGATCCATTCACCTTACAATCCATGGCTGAAGAATCCTACCATATCTTGAGTCTTGAAAACCATCTTACCCCATTTGAAGAATGTATATTTTACTCGTTGTGCATGATTTTGAAGAACTAg